Proteins from a genomic interval of Zingiber officinale cultivar Zhangliang chromosome 2A, Zo_v1.1, whole genome shotgun sequence:
- the LOC122039692 gene encoding early nodulin-like protein 1, with protein sequence MDSVVVLMVVALVCASPCRGYVFYVGGRGGWVEHPRESYGSWAGRNRFQVNDTLVFRYQQGNDSVLVVTEAAFGSCNATDPGQNFTDGSTSFRLDRSGPFFFISGAAGHCDIGQKLVVVVLAIRNHTNSSPPPAFPPVSPTPPPLAPSPLSPSGSTPPPVSPLAPSPLPPGGSTPPPVSPLAPSPLPPGGSTPPPVPPLAPPLPPGGGTPPPSSAASPKFSVGFAIAVMVWGGAILG encoded by the exons ATGGATTCAGTTGTGGTGTTAATGGTGGTGGCTTTGGTGTGCGCTTCTCCTTGCCGAGGATATGTGTTCTACGTCGGCGGCCGGGGTGGATGGGTGGAGCACCCTCGCGAGAGCTACGGCAGCTGGGCAGGCCGGAATCGCTTCCAAGTCAACGACACGCTCG TTTTCAGGTACCAGCAGGGGAATGACTCGGTGCTGGTGGTGACGGAGGCGGCCTTTGGGTCGTGCAATGCGACCGATCCAGGGCAGAATTTCACCGACGGCAGCACGTCGTTCCGGTTGGATCGCTCTGGACCGTTCTTCTTCATCAGCGGCGCGGCTGGGCATTGCGACATAGGGCAGAAGCTCGTGGTGGTGGTGCTGGCCATCAGGAACCACACGAACAGCAGTCCGCCGCCGGCGTTTCCCCCGGTGTCACCCACACCGCCACCGTTGGCTCCGTCTCCTTTGTCGCCCAGCGGGAGCACTCCGCCGCCAGTGTCACCGTTGGCTCCGTCTCCTTTGCCGCCCGGCGGGAGCACTCCGCCGCCAGTGTCACCGTTGGCTCCGTCTCCTTTGCCGCCCGGCGGGAGCACTCCGCCGCCAGTGCCACCGTTGGCTCCGCCTTTGCCCCCCGGCGGGGGTACTCCGCCTCCGTCTTCTGCGGCCAGTCCAAAATTTTCGGTTGGGTTTGCGATTGCTGTCATGGTTTGGGGCGGTGCAATTCTTGGATGA